From a single Oreochromis niloticus isolate F11D_XX linkage group LG3, O_niloticus_UMD_NMBU, whole genome shotgun sequence genomic region:
- the LOC102077624 gene encoding tripartite motif-containing protein 16-like, whose amino-acid sequence MAQKGVQLDRETFSCSICLDLLKDPVTTACGHSYCRNCIKTHFYEEDRKGIHSCPQCRKTFTPRPVLEKNVILAALVEQLKKTGLQAAPADHCYAGPEDVACDVCTGRKLKAIKSCLVCLISYCEKHLQPHYDVVQFKKHKLVAPSKKLQENICSRHDEVMKIFCRTDQQSICYLCLMDEHKGHETVPAAAERTEKQKELEVRRLNIQQRIQEREKDVKLLQQEVEAINGSPDKAVEDSEKMFTELIRLIQKRSSDVKQQVRSQQETEVSRVKELQEKLEQEIAELKRKDGELEQLSHTEDHNQFLHNYPSLSALSESTHSSSINIRPLRYFEDVTAAVSETRDKLQDILREEWTNISLTVTEEDVLLSPPEPKTRAGFLKYSHEITLDPNTANTHLLLSEGNRKVTLMKRKQFYSDHPDRFPVYYQVLSRESLTGCCYWEVEWKRGVVRVAVAYKNMSRVERPFGCLFGYNDKSWALYCDTNSFQFWHNKVQTDLSGPRSSRVGVYLDHRAGILSFYSVSETMTLLHRVQTTFTQPLYAGLCVSGHWFLEYGATAELIKVK is encoded by the coding sequence ATGGCACAGAAAGGAGTTCAGCTGGACCGAGAAACCTTCTCTTGTTCCatctgtttggatctactgaaggatccggtgactacagcctgtggacacagctactgcaggAACTGTATTAAAACCCACTTTTATGAAGAGGACAGGAAgggaatccacagctgccctcagtgcaggAAGACTTTCACACCGAGGCCTGTCCTGGAGAAAAACGTCATATTAGCAGCTTtagtggagcagctgaagaagactggactccaagctgctccagctgatcactgctatgctggacctgaagatgtggcctgtgatgtctgcactgggaggaaactgaaagccatcaagtcctgtttagtctgtttaatttcttactgtgagaaacatCTCCAACCTCACTATGATGTAGTTCAGtttaagaaacacaagctggtggccccctccaagaagctccaggagaacatctgctctcgtcatgatgaggtgatgaagattttctgtcgtactgatcagcagagtatctgttatctctgcttgatggatgaacataaaggccatgaaacagtcccagctgcagcagaaaggactgagaagCAGAAGGAACTTGAGGTGAGACGactaaacatccagcagagaatccaggagcgagagaaagatgtgaagctgcttcaacaggaggtggaggccatcaatgGCTCTCCTGATAAAGCAGTGGAGGACAGTGAGAAGatgttcactgagctgatccgtctcatccagaaaagaagctctgatgtgaagcagcaggtcagatcccagcaggaaactgaagtgagtcgagtcaaagagcttcaggagaagctggagcaggagatcgctgagctgaagaggaaagacggcgagctggagcagctctcacacacagaggatcacaaccagtttctacacaactacccctcactgtcagcactcagtgagtctacacactcatccagcatcaatattcGTCCTCTGAGgtactttgaggatgtgacagcagctgtgtcagagaccagagataaactacaggacattctgagagaggaatggacaaacatctcactgacagtcactgaagaggatgttttactgtcaccaccagagccaaagaccagagctggattcttaaaatattcacatgaaatcacactggatccaaacacagcaaacacacatctGTTATTATCTGAGGGGAACAGAAAAGTAACATTAATGAAACGAAAACAGTTTtattctgatcatccagacagattccCTGTGTATTATCAGgtcctgagtagagagagtctgactggatgttgttactgggaggtggagtggaaACGAGGAGTCGTTCGCGTAGCAGTCGCATACAAGAATATGAGCAGAGTAGAGAGGCCATTTGGATGTTTATTTGGATACAATGACAAATCTTGGGCATTATATTGTGACACAAACAGTTTTCAATTTTGGCACAACAAAGTCCAAACTGACCTCTCAGGTCCTCGgtcctccagagtaggagtgtacctggatcac